From a single Fulvivirga ulvae genomic region:
- a CDS encoding group I intron-associated PD-(D/E)XK endonuclease has product MSTSFRHSAGFGKRMEYYIISKMLEQGLDVYIPLIDDFAIDAVIRREDGTFIEVQIKARSKNVQFGDAALFAAITHEVRENYYFIFYSHRLDKMWIMSSVEFITEATQNKNGKNKGKRSIWFNGKNTKEESEHPLKRYDKYLHANFDIFKVRA; this is encoded by the coding sequence ATGAGTACCAGTTTTAGACATAGCGCAGGTTTTGGTAAGCGCATGGAGTATTATATTATCAGTAAAATGCTGGAGCAGGGATTAGACGTTTATATTCCTTTGATTGATGACTTCGCTATAGATGCTGTAATTCGGAGGGAAGATGGTACTTTTATAGAAGTGCAGATTAAAGCCAGGTCCAAAAATGTTCAATTTGGCGATGCTGCGCTCTTCGCTGCAATAACACATGAAGTTAGAGAAAACTACTATTTCATTTTTTATTCTCATCGTTTAGATAAAATGTGGATTATGTCATCAGTAGAGTTCATCACTGAGGCAACCCAGAATAAAAATGGCAAAAACAAAGGCAAACGCTCGATATGGTTTAACGGGAAAAATACCAAGGAGGAGTCGGAACATCCTCTTAAGCGATATGACAAGTACCTTCATGCAAACTTTGATATATTCAAAGTAAGAGCATGA